One genomic window of Myxococcus stipitatus includes the following:
- a CDS encoding RNA polymerase sigma factor has protein sequence MLGPETSDERLMLAFQAGDARAFEVLVRRHRTPVFNFILRFVGHRARAEDVLQETWLKVVRSAGEYQAKARFTTWVYTIARNLCVDSARKESYRQAASLEAPVNGADAEDGRALGEALPDAGASPERGAHNARLRPLLERALAGLPDEQREVFILREYSGIPFKDIAEVTGVSENTVKSRMRYALDGLRRRLAELGVDGDLAEDGRTVVG, from the coding sequence GTGTTGGGACCGGAGACCTCAGACGAGCGGCTGATGCTCGCCTTCCAGGCGGGGGATGCTCGTGCATTCGAGGTGCTGGTGCGCAGGCATCGGACACCGGTGTTCAACTTCATCCTGCGCTTCGTCGGGCACCGGGCACGGGCCGAGGACGTCCTGCAGGAGACGTGGCTGAAGGTGGTACGCAGCGCCGGCGAATACCAGGCGAAGGCCCGCTTCACGACGTGGGTCTACACCATCGCGAGGAACCTCTGTGTGGACAGCGCGCGCAAAGAGAGCTACCGGCAGGCCGCGTCGCTGGAGGCCCCGGTGAACGGGGCGGACGCGGAGGACGGGCGCGCGTTGGGAGAGGCCCTGCCGGACGCGGGGGCCAGCCCCGAGCGCGGAGCCCACAACGCCCGCCTGCGGCCGCTCCTCGAGCGGGCCCTGGCGGGCCTTCCGGACGAACAGCGCGAGGTCTTCATCCTCCGCGAGTACAGCGGCATCCCGTTCAAGGACATCGCCGAGGTGACGGGCGTCTCGGAGAACACGGTGAAGAGCCGCATGCGCTACGCGCTCGACGGCCTGCGCCGCCGCCTGGCGGAGCTGGGCGTGGATGGCGACCTCGCCGAGGATGGAAGGACGGTGGTGGGATGA
- a CDS encoding general secretion pathway protein GspE, with amino-acid sequence MRKKIGELLVEAGVVTAEQVRVALGRRGGLGTQRLGEVLVAQGLCLPIHVARALATQHGLPFVELPEEIPPQVSSLVSLDFQTEHRVLLFRSEVEGRSERIHVAVEDPGDLTLVDELRFQLRKQVRVFVVASDDLDAALARARGEPLDIVEAVALEEDDAGASPPVAPGTPLEWDMPETPKPPAKPASPAAPARRPGTPPPPPAEAMTGQGGDALDDLLGVGSAPARPPPPPPVLELGEEEPSDKPRVPVVMFGGAAKGSRPALALTPTPDFSDDDLAILDDLERMSRGDEAVLDTEKVKPARMVASLIRLLIRKGLIQEVEFLEELARK; translated from the coding sequence ATGCGCAAGAAGATTGGCGAGCTGCTCGTCGAGGCGGGAGTCGTGACGGCCGAGCAGGTGCGGGTGGCGCTCGGACGCAGGGGCGGTCTGGGGACGCAGCGGCTGGGCGAGGTGCTGGTGGCGCAGGGGCTGTGCTTGCCCATCCACGTGGCGCGCGCGCTGGCGACGCAGCACGGCCTGCCCTTCGTGGAGCTGCCCGAGGAGATTCCCCCCCAGGTGTCGTCGCTCGTGTCGCTGGACTTCCAGACCGAGCACCGCGTCCTGCTGTTCCGCAGCGAGGTGGAAGGGCGCAGCGAGCGCATCCACGTCGCGGTGGAGGACCCTGGGGACCTGACGTTGGTGGATGAGCTGCGCTTCCAGCTGCGCAAGCAGGTGCGCGTGTTCGTCGTCGCGTCGGATGACCTCGACGCCGCGCTGGCGCGTGCCCGGGGGGAACCGCTGGACATCGTGGAGGCCGTGGCCCTGGAGGAGGACGACGCCGGAGCCTCGCCACCGGTCGCCCCTGGTACGCCGTTGGAGTGGGACATGCCCGAGACACCGAAGCCGCCAGCGAAGCCCGCGTCCCCCGCCGCTCCCGCCCGTCGCCCCGGGACGCCGCCCCCGCCACCCGCCGAGGCGATGACGGGGCAAGGGGGCGATGCCCTCGACGACCTGCTCGGCGTGGGGAGCGCCCCGGCCCGTCCGCCTCCGCCCCCTCCCGTCCTGGAGCTGGGGGAGGAGGAGCCGTCGGACAAGCCCCGGGTGCCGGTGGTGATGTTCGGCGGCGCGGCGAAGGGCTCGCGTCCGGCGCTGGCCCTGACGCCGACGCCCGACTTCTCGGATGACGACCTGGCCATCCTCGACGACCTGGAGCGCATGTCCCGGGGCGACGAGGCGGTGCTCGACACGGAGAAGGTGAAGCCGGCGCGCATGGTGGCCAGCCTCATCCGGTTGCTCATCCGCAAGGGGCTCATCCAGGAGGTGGAGTTCCTGGAGGAGCTGGCCCGGAAGTGA
- a CDS encoding ABC transporter ATP-binding protein has translation MTGQPLLQVEGLQVHFPIRGGLLGRVRGAVRAVDGVSFDVARGETLGLVGESGCGKSTLGRALLRLVQPTAGSVWFDGQDLTRLSPRALRPLRRRMQLVFQDPYASLNPRMTVRDILGEPFDIHGLARGPGEREREVLSLLDAMGLPREAMGRQPHEFSGGQRQRLCIARAIALRPDLVVADEPISALDVSIQAQIVNLLVDLQRERGLTYVFIAHDLNIVEHVSTRVAVMYLGRIVELAPARSLYRRPRHPYTQALLSAVPVPDPATSRRRLLVPGEPPSPLAPPPGCAFHPRCPHAMERCRREAPPLYPLDSGHAAACFLAEGESRQPGGAPLSAGGVDGVLAQSPSPG, from the coding sequence ATGACGGGCCAGCCGCTGCTCCAGGTCGAGGGGCTCCAGGTCCACTTCCCCATCCGGGGCGGACTCCTGGGGCGCGTGCGGGGCGCGGTTCGCGCGGTGGATGGCGTGTCGTTCGACGTCGCGCGCGGCGAGACGCTGGGCCTGGTGGGGGAGAGCGGCTGCGGCAAGAGCACGCTGGGCCGCGCCTTGTTGCGGCTGGTCCAGCCCACCGCCGGCTCCGTCTGGTTCGACGGACAGGACCTCACCCGTTTGTCCCCGCGCGCGCTCCGGCCGCTGCGCCGGCGGATGCAGCTCGTCTTCCAGGACCCCTACGCCTCGCTCAATCCGCGCATGACGGTGCGCGACATCCTGGGCGAGCCGTTCGACATCCACGGCCTCGCGCGGGGCCCGGGCGAGCGCGAGCGCGAGGTGCTGTCCCTTCTGGACGCGATGGGGCTGCCGCGCGAGGCGATGGGACGCCAGCCGCACGAGTTCTCCGGTGGGCAGCGGCAGCGGCTGTGCATCGCGAGGGCCATCGCCCTGCGCCCGGACCTCGTGGTGGCCGACGAGCCCATCAGCGCGCTGGACGTGTCCATCCAGGCGCAGATCGTCAACCTGCTCGTGGACCTGCAGCGCGAGCGCGGGCTCACCTACGTCTTCATCGCGCACGACCTGAACATCGTCGAGCACGTGTCCACGCGCGTGGCGGTGATGTACCTGGGGCGCATCGTGGAGCTGGCGCCCGCGCGGTCCCTGTATCGCCGGCCGCGCCACCCGTACACGCAGGCGCTGCTGTCCGCGGTGCCGGTGCCGGACCCCGCGACCTCGCGGCGGAGGCTCCTCGTTCCGGGGGAACCTCCCTCGCCGCTGGCGCCGCCGCCCGGGTGCGCGTTCCACCCGCGCTGCCCCCACGCGATGGAGCGCTGTCGCCGCGAGGCGCCACCGCTGTATCCCCTGGACTCCGGCCACGCCGCCGCCTGCTTCCTGGCCGAGGGCGAGTCGCGTCAGCCCGGGGGCGCCCCGTTGTCCGCAGGAGGTGTCGACGGTGTTCTGGCTCAGTCACCATCACCCGGATGA
- a CDS encoding TadE/TadG family type IV pilus assembly protein codes for MGQEQDSRSRGAAGRQSGQAAVEAAMIMPLAVFMTLGIIQLTLIQHAKLMTEYAAYQAARAGIVWNGNNERMHDAAIVALLPTLGRTDDIGNLAKTFAIHQLYDSAMRTLNFGGGVVPRTVNGSNLFGLIRVDTVNPAYFTPIDTIWKLRTGYNWKELDFDGADSFPEVPSLENNIRKFFNLPEPDDSELVYRRATRLTIRLRYFYEMKIPFANWIIFTAWYASNAKVALHGAIDRATLVPKANMMADGNITPLSALAKGIEHEKGYDSMYPAEMWVLWGLATGSIPLVSSLVGKRYFMPLTATYTMRMQSNFHRKWVMHLNPDWGM; via the coding sequence ATGGGACAGGAACAAGACTCGCGGTCGCGGGGGGCGGCCGGGCGGCAATCTGGTCAGGCGGCGGTGGAAGCGGCGATGATCATGCCGCTGGCGGTGTTCATGACGCTGGGCATCATCCAGCTCACGCTCATCCAGCACGCGAAGCTGATGACCGAGTACGCCGCGTACCAGGCGGCGCGCGCCGGCATCGTGTGGAACGGCAACAACGAGCGCATGCACGACGCGGCCATCGTCGCGCTGCTGCCCACGTTGGGCCGCACCGACGACATCGGCAACCTGGCCAAGACCTTCGCCATCCACCAGCTCTACGACTCGGCGATGCGCACGCTGAACTTCGGCGGTGGCGTGGTGCCGCGCACGGTGAACGGCTCGAACCTCTTCGGCCTGATCCGCGTGGACACCGTGAACCCCGCGTACTTCACGCCCATCGACACCATCTGGAAGCTGCGCACCGGCTACAACTGGAAGGAGCTCGACTTCGACGGCGCGGACAGCTTCCCGGAGGTGCCGTCGTTGGAGAACAACATCCGCAAGTTCTTCAACCTGCCGGAGCCGGACGACTCGGAGCTCGTCTACCGCCGGGCCACGCGCCTCACCATCCGGCTGCGCTACTTCTACGAGATGAAGATCCCGTTCGCGAACTGGATCATCTTCACGGCGTGGTACGCGTCCAACGCGAAGGTCGCGCTCCATGGCGCCATCGACCGCGCGACGCTCGTTCCCAAGGCCAACATGATGGCGGACGGCAACATCACGCCCCTGTCCGCGCTGGCCAAGGGCATCGAGCACGAGAAGGGCTACGACTCGATGTACCCCGCTGAGATGTGGGTCCTCTGGGGCCTGGCTACTGGCAGCATCCCCCTCGTCTCCAGCCTCGTGGGCAAGCGCTACTTCATGCCCCTGACGGCAACATACACCATGCGCATGCAGTCCAACTTCCACCGGAAGTGGGTCATGCACCTCAACCCCGACTGGGGAATGTAA
- a CDS encoding DUF2085 domain-containing protein, which translates to MFWLSHHHPDEYNRTYLFGGLRVCARCLGTYPVMLAALVALFVARAPLRWRWDVPAVLLLTLPALVDWAVGRFRPASGSNAVRSVTGVLLGLALGRSLHVHLQRPLPEVLLAQAGLVTAVAVPVILATYRKPRPG; encoded by the coding sequence GTGTTCTGGCTCAGTCACCATCACCCGGATGAGTACAACCGCACGTACCTCTTCGGTGGGCTCCGGGTCTGCGCGCGATGTCTGGGCACCTACCCGGTGATGCTGGCCGCGCTGGTGGCCCTGTTCGTCGCGCGGGCGCCGCTGCGCTGGCGGTGGGACGTGCCGGCGGTCCTCTTGCTCACGTTGCCGGCGCTCGTGGACTGGGCGGTGGGACGCTTCCGTCCCGCGTCCGGTTCCAACGCGGTGCGCTCGGTGACGGGCGTGCTGCTGGGGCTCGCGCTCGGGCGGTCGCTCCACGTCCACCTCCAACGGCCGCTGCCCGAGGTGCTCCTGGCGCAGGCGGGGCTCGTGACAGCCGTCGCCGTCCCTGTCATTCTGGCCACTTACCGGAAGCCGCGTCCGGGATAG
- a CDS encoding ABC transporter ATP-binding protein — translation MTGAAPPPGDGPLLDVRDLVVELSRDEGPVRAVDGVSFSVPAGGTLGVVGESGCGKSLTALSVLRLAPQPPVKVAGGRVFFQGRDLLALSPEELRRVRGRHAAMVFQEPMTSLNPVFTVGEQIAEGVRLHLGASRSQARERAVEMLRQVGIPAPGERVDAWPHQLSGGMRQRVMIAMALACDPALLIADEPTTALDVTIQAQILELLARLRAERGLAVMLITHDLGVVAESCDTVVVMYAGRVVEHAPVRELFARPAHPYTAGLLRSLPSLARGASEDEAPGARRRLRAIPGMVPALGRLPTGCAFRERCERAQDVCSRVAPVLETKRGAQLAACHHPVPAS, via the coding sequence GTGACGGGCGCGGCGCCGCCTCCCGGGGACGGCCCCCTGCTGGACGTCCGCGACCTCGTCGTGGAGCTGTCCCGGGACGAGGGGCCGGTGCGCGCGGTGGACGGCGTGTCCTTCAGCGTCCCGGCGGGAGGCACGCTGGGCGTGGTGGGCGAGAGCGGCTGTGGCAAGAGCCTCACCGCGTTGTCCGTGCTGCGACTGGCGCCCCAGCCTCCCGTGAAGGTCGCGGGCGGGCGGGTGTTCTTCCAGGGGAGGGACCTGCTCGCGCTGTCTCCGGAGGAGCTGCGCCGGGTGCGCGGTCGCCACGCGGCCATGGTCTTCCAGGAGCCGATGACGTCGCTCAACCCCGTCTTCACGGTGGGGGAGCAGATCGCCGAGGGCGTGCGGCTGCACCTGGGCGCGTCGCGCTCCCAGGCTCGCGAGCGCGCGGTGGAGATGCTGCGTCAGGTGGGCATCCCCGCGCCGGGCGAGCGCGTGGACGCGTGGCCCCACCAGCTGTCGGGGGGGATGCGCCAGCGGGTGATGATCGCCATGGCGCTCGCGTGCGACCCGGCGCTGCTCATCGCCGACGAGCCGACGACCGCGCTGGACGTGACCATCCAGGCGCAGATCCTCGAGCTGCTCGCGCGACTGCGGGCCGAGCGAGGCCTGGCGGTGATGCTCATCACCCATGACCTGGGCGTGGTGGCGGAGAGCTGCGACACCGTGGTGGTGATGTACGCGGGACGGGTGGTCGAGCACGCCCCCGTGCGGGAGCTGTTCGCGCGGCCCGCGCACCCCTACACGGCGGGGCTGTTGCGCTCGCTGCCCTCCCTGGCGAGGGGCGCGTCGGAGGACGAGGCCCCGGGGGCCCGGCGCCGGCTCCGGGCGATTCCCGGCATGGTCCCCGCGCTCGGACGGCTCCCCACGGGGTGTGCCTTCCGGGAGCGCTGCGAGCGCGCGCAGGATGTCTGCTCGCGGGTGGCGCCGGTGCTCGAGACGAAGCGGGGCGCGCAGCTGGCGGCCTGCCACCACCCGGTGCCCGCGTCATGA
- a CDS encoding zf-HC2 domain-containing protein → MKPQNLHAHEDRLLDFAYGELATAEAQAVEAHLQGCTRCTQALADIRGVRLTMAHLSTEAAPDTGLDSLLAYAQQSARRAAAGPAPAPSRWRRWLLPVLGVACVAMLGLFVLRPQAPAHEAALDALSTKDVRRKHAEAVPQEARAPAAPAVASASPPTLEESAKAVDANVAAVAMNAPEPRAKSERDDSRRADGWENAGSGGGVGPGTAMGKSKAYRARKEASSSLPSGAAVEKALGDEEALVGKGSFGGRTAVAEVQRESLRLGGSAQRAEALGSQDDQVGAGAKDRELEAPALEVAEAPRRAPAPPPSPANASADEAEAEGRGASEAKVDFAQAQASRVSAAPKPSKKQGSSRDDVLGAALSASAPTPPASVAPVRDEDTSAPSVEELSARARVAQRAGDRAQEAGLLRLALSAGASGTERLELLNRLCDAEFALGRRQAGRVACNQVLSEAPGSSEARVARSRLMRHDTDSESPAEPSQRLK, encoded by the coding sequence ATGAAGCCGCAGAACCTCCATGCGCACGAGGACCGGCTCCTCGACTTCGCCTATGGCGAGCTGGCCACCGCGGAGGCGCAGGCCGTCGAGGCCCACCTGCAAGGCTGCACCCGGTGCACCCAGGCGCTCGCGGACATCCGGGGGGTGCGCCTCACCATGGCCCACCTGTCGACGGAGGCGGCTCCGGACACGGGGCTCGATTCGCTCCTCGCGTACGCGCAGCAGTCCGCGCGCAGGGCCGCCGCGGGCCCGGCGCCCGCGCCCTCCCGTTGGCGACGCTGGCTGCTCCCCGTCCTGGGCGTGGCCTGCGTGGCGATGCTCGGCCTCTTCGTCCTGCGGCCCCAGGCGCCCGCCCACGAAGCCGCGCTGGACGCGCTGTCCACCAAAGACGTGCGCCGCAAGCACGCGGAGGCCGTGCCACAGGAGGCCCGGGCTCCCGCGGCCCCCGCGGTGGCCTCCGCGTCGCCCCCCACGCTCGAGGAGTCGGCCAAGGCAGTCGACGCGAACGTGGCGGCGGTCGCGATGAACGCCCCGGAGCCGCGCGCGAAGTCCGAACGGGACGACTCACGACGCGCGGACGGATGGGAGAACGCCGGCAGCGGGGGGGGCGTGGGGCCGGGGACCGCCATGGGCAAGTCGAAGGCCTATCGGGCGCGGAAGGAAGCGTCATCCTCGCTCCCGTCCGGCGCCGCGGTGGAGAAGGCCCTGGGCGACGAGGAGGCCCTGGTGGGGAAGGGGAGCTTCGGGGGACGGACGGCCGTCGCCGAGGTGCAGCGGGAATCGCTCCGGCTGGGTGGGAGCGCCCAACGCGCGGAGGCCCTGGGCTCGCAGGACGACCAGGTTGGTGCGGGTGCCAAGGACCGTGAGCTGGAGGCACCCGCGCTGGAGGTCGCCGAGGCGCCACGCAGGGCGCCCGCGCCCCCGCCTTCGCCCGCGAACGCCAGCGCCGACGAGGCGGAGGCCGAAGGGCGCGGGGCCAGCGAGGCGAAGGTGGACTTCGCGCAGGCGCAGGCTTCGCGGGTTTCGGCCGCCCCGAAGCCATCGAAGAAGCAGGGGAGCTCGCGCGACGACGTCCTCGGGGCGGCTCTTTCCGCCTCGGCCCCGACTCCTCCCGCCTCCGTCGCCCCTGTCCGGGACGAGGACACGTCGGCGCCCTCCGTGGAGGAGCTGTCCGCCAGGGCCCGGGTGGCCCAGCGGGCGGGAGATCGAGCCCAGGAGGCGGGCCTGCTCCGGCTCGCGCTGTCGGCGGGGGCGTCCGGGACGGAGCGTCTGGAGTTGCTCAACCGCCTGTGTGACGCCGAGTTCGCGCTGGGGCGACGCCAGGCGGGGCGGGTCGCCTGCAACCAGGTCCTGTCCGAGGCCCCTGGCTCCAGCGAGGCCCGGGTGGCCCGTTCACGCCTGATGCGGCACGATACGGACTCGGAGTCGCCGGCCGAGCCTTCTCAGCGCCTGAAATAG
- a CDS encoding TadE/TadG family type IV pilus assembly protein, producing the protein MRSPKRIRQASRRGAATVEFALSVPVLVMILMFSMYLTELVRAKLKLQEMARYAVWEMTSYTLSDFANGDHDAAFEDARKEASDELLERYKDMDSVEPNAPLAGFIVRYSGVQGTISNKEIPFLETGMMPGSTSEGGGFGGAILGAVSGGANGLLNMWGFNNKGWVESEVQMNFENVIIPKSYLDESSGPGGFFKSDTFGGQDLASIPLKAKYSMFANGWHMPDGGDAVVRDRRAGNHRSGSQPHGIYQQVSRMKFLGLGNVMSGLGIGGVLDFLGSFLPNFFGTFVVARNYGIDPQQKSKCNGLTTYDAGASSGLHAMRDLLDHDRPDCFDTAPFRDEMSYEKSAYIQLFQARGPNFMGCRAAMADDPSDAEGAQEATSHDEQDDKIRCMQAQQ; encoded by the coding sequence ATGCGCTCCCCCAAGAGAATCCGTCAGGCCTCCCGTCGAGGCGCCGCCACGGTCGAGTTCGCGCTCTCCGTGCCGGTCCTCGTGATGATCCTCATGTTCAGCATGTACCTCACCGAACTGGTGAGGGCGAAGCTGAAGCTCCAGGAGATGGCGCGCTACGCCGTCTGGGAGATGACCAGCTACACGCTGTCGGACTTCGCCAACGGCGACCACGACGCGGCCTTCGAGGACGCGCGCAAGGAAGCCAGCGACGAGCTGCTCGAGCGGTACAAGGACATGGACTCCGTGGAGCCCAACGCGCCGCTGGCGGGCTTCATCGTCCGCTATTCCGGCGTGCAGGGCACCATCTCCAACAAGGAGATTCCCTTCCTCGAGACGGGGATGATGCCCGGCAGCACCAGCGAGGGCGGCGGCTTCGGCGGCGCCATCCTGGGCGCGGTGAGTGGTGGCGCGAACGGCTTGTTGAACATGTGGGGCTTCAACAACAAGGGCTGGGTCGAGTCCGAAGTGCAGATGAACTTCGAGAACGTCATCATCCCGAAGAGCTACCTGGACGAGAGCTCGGGGCCGGGCGGGTTCTTCAAGTCGGACACGTTCGGTGGCCAGGACCTCGCCAGCATCCCCCTGAAGGCGAAGTACTCCATGTTCGCCAACGGCTGGCACATGCCGGACGGCGGCGACGCGGTGGTGAGGGATCGCCGCGCGGGTAACCACCGTTCGGGCAGCCAACCGCACGGTATCTACCAGCAGGTGAGCCGCATGAAGTTCCTGGGCCTGGGCAACGTGATGTCGGGCCTGGGCATCGGCGGCGTGCTCGACTTCCTGGGGAGCTTCCTGCCGAACTTCTTCGGCACCTTCGTGGTGGCCCGGAACTACGGTATCGATCCGCAGCAGAAGTCGAAGTGCAACGGGCTCACCACCTACGACGCTGGTGCCAGCAGCGGCCTGCATGCGATGCGAGACCTGCTGGACCATGACCGCCCGGACTGCTTCGATACCGCTCCCTTCCGCGACGAGATGTCGTACGAGAAGAGCGCCTACATCCAGCTGTTCCAGGCCCGTGGTCCGAACTTCATGGGCTGCCGGGCCGCGATGGCGGACGACCCCTCGGACGCGGAAGGCGCGCAAGAGGCCACGAGTCATGACGAGCAGGACGACAAGATCCGCTGCATGCAGGCGCAGCAGTAA
- a CDS encoding TadE/TadG family type IV pilus assembly protein, which yields MFTQILRQSFRRQEGQALILAALMVLVMSIAVLTTVNIGHTVTERVRLQNTADAAAYSMAAMEARAFNFYAYANRTQVSHYVSAMMWHSLLSLIYSAEAFFTDLFGFMKTLNPCAGKRKKLWIVLCPILEVVPYVGQVIKAINKIIDAYKNIFLKPLQQIIKAANPDKIIGRWLIPAHRVLNGVLYFASQAVMMSASTHVTQTTQGVLDANDKNLNSMASQLATGIYSQCLFSQAHSGAAGGKPLNPGTWKNPFGALDVTKKEANDPIARAKRSMGGITNATRYACDHEGGICPERFITSRELGDVLPLPDALGFLRDMLNNGVNAPGIMEFKKMGQTRMLSATFPKAQNVINSRNYIRDWNDNLYPWGMTAQGDNMGGDDLYWLKLGPAEVDVGVGKADNPLSCNNKDPYTRCFGDNRKGLNDKGSSKLPFQATMKPSVWALNDTDSGSKKGGVHWRVHYPQNSEGWSNHKAPKGPERQVGVHEEKVCVLKLLVCWFEVNVYTANVRPAQDGNHPWGGVTPFMHFEPGQYGGKFCTPTANANIQQVAKREQDFNQPSAWVALNKSPDEIVNKGNIDGTGTNAPALLNDEGKVKFSFTADSEGLEMLNNRKKFLSLVEGLNVISRGQSYYHRPGNWTEQPNFFNPYWRPRLASVFQGRNQLPAIGPMIDALPGPIQGLGAKIITH from the coding sequence ATGTTCACCCAGATCCTCCGACAGAGCTTCCGGCGCCAGGAAGGCCAGGCCCTCATCCTGGCCGCGCTGATGGTCCTGGTCATGTCCATCGCGGTGCTGACCACGGTCAACATCGGCCACACCGTCACCGAGCGCGTGCGCCTGCAGAACACCGCGGACGCCGCCGCCTACTCCATGGCCGCCATGGAGGCGCGTGCCTTCAACTTCTACGCGTACGCGAACCGCACCCAGGTCTCGCACTACGTGTCGGCGATGATGTGGCACTCGCTGCTGTCGCTCATCTACTCCGCCGAGGCGTTCTTCACGGACCTGTTCGGGTTCATGAAGACGCTCAATCCCTGCGCGGGTAAACGCAAGAAGCTGTGGATCGTCTTGTGTCCGATCCTCGAAGTCGTTCCCTACGTGGGCCAGGTGATCAAGGCCATCAACAAGATCATCGACGCGTACAAGAACATCTTCCTCAAACCGCTCCAGCAGATCATCAAGGCCGCCAACCCGGACAAGATCATCGGCAGGTGGCTCATCCCGGCACATCGTGTGCTCAACGGGGTGCTCTACTTCGCATCCCAGGCGGTGATGATGTCCGCGTCGACGCACGTGACGCAGACCACGCAGGGCGTGCTGGACGCGAACGACAAGAACCTCAACTCCATGGCCAGCCAGCTGGCGACGGGCATCTACAGCCAGTGCCTCTTCAGCCAGGCGCACAGCGGGGCGGCGGGCGGCAAGCCGCTCAACCCGGGCACGTGGAAGAACCCCTTCGGCGCGCTGGACGTGACGAAGAAGGAGGCCAACGATCCGATCGCCCGCGCGAAGCGGTCGATGGGCGGCATCACCAACGCCACCCGCTACGCGTGTGATCACGAGGGCGGCATCTGCCCCGAGCGCTTCATCACCTCTCGCGAGCTGGGCGACGTGCTGCCCCTGCCGGACGCGCTGGGCTTCCTGCGCGACATGCTCAACAACGGCGTGAACGCGCCGGGCATCATGGAGTTCAAGAAGATGGGGCAGACCCGCATGCTGTCCGCGACCTTCCCCAAGGCCCAGAACGTCATCAACTCGCGCAACTACATCCGCGACTGGAACGACAACCTCTACCCCTGGGGCATGACGGCGCAGGGCGACAACATGGGCGGCGACGACCTCTACTGGCTGAAGCTCGGCCCCGCGGAGGTCGACGTGGGCGTGGGCAAGGCGGACAACCCGCTGTCCTGCAACAACAAGGACCCGTACACGCGCTGCTTCGGTGACAACCGCAAGGGGCTCAACGACAAGGGCAGCTCCAAGCTGCCGTTCCAGGCGACGATGAAGCCCAGCGTCTGGGCGCTCAACGACACGGACTCCGGCTCCAAGAAGGGCGGCGTGCACTGGCGCGTCCACTACCCGCAGAACAGCGAGGGCTGGAGCAACCACAAGGCCCCCAAGGGCCCCGAGCGACAGGTCGGCGTGCACGAGGAGAAGGTCTGCGTCCTCAAGCTCCTGGTCTGCTGGTTCGAGGTGAACGTGTACACGGCCAATGTCCGCCCCGCCCAGGACGGCAACCACCCGTGGGGTGGCGTGACGCCCTTCATGCACTTCGAACCGGGTCAGTACGGCGGCAAGTTCTGCACGCCCACGGCGAACGCGAACATCCAGCAGGTGGCGAAGCGCGAGCAGGACTTCAACCAGCCGTCGGCCTGGGTGGCGCTGAACAAGTCGCCGGACGAGATCGTGAACAAGGGCAACATCGACGGCACGGGCACCAACGCGCCCGCGCTGCTCAACGACGAGGGCAAGGTGAAGTTCTCCTTCACGGCCGACTCCGAGGGCTTGGAGATGCTCAACAACCGCAAGAAGTTCTTGAGCCTCGTCGAGGGCCTCAACGTCATCTCGCGCGGTCAGTCCTACTACCACCGGCCGGGCAACTGGACCGAGCAGCCGAACTTCTTCAACCCGTACTGGCGCCCGCGCCTGGCCTCCGTCTTCCAGGGACGCAACCAGCTGCCAGCCATTGGTCCGATGATCGACGCGCTCCCGGGGCCCATCCAGGGCCTGGGCGCCAAGATCATCACCCACTGA
- a CDS encoding general secretion pathway protein GspE: MAQIKLGELLIKANVLQESQLKAALAEQAKWGGKLGEILVRMSLVSEDILVRALSKQLGMPAVNLDAVQMVPAHVKAKIPSLTARDFSVVPLQLRDEGKTLVVAMSDPLNVRMLDELRAVTKCRIVPNVAGRTSIARAFARIYEENMELEDADTNFKVVDAQGRTVVKNLKDLDPAAAAVASAPKPAPAPVAARPAPPVMEVPRASTGGSPAELLRSVEEVQRKEVAALKAMVELLIEKGVFSREEYLAKVKR, encoded by the coding sequence ATGGCACAGATCAAGCTCGGAGAACTGCTGATCAAGGCGAACGTGCTCCAGGAGAGCCAGCTGAAGGCCGCGCTCGCCGAACAGGCGAAGTGGGGCGGGAAGCTGGGGGAGATCCTGGTCCGGATGAGCCTCGTGTCCGAGGACATCCTCGTGCGGGCGCTCTCCAAGCAGCTCGGCATGCCGGCGGTGAATCTGGACGCGGTGCAGATGGTGCCGGCGCACGTGAAGGCGAAGATTCCGTCGCTGACGGCGCGCGACTTCTCCGTCGTGCCGTTGCAGCTGCGGGACGAGGGCAAGACGCTCGTGGTGGCGATGTCGGATCCGCTCAACGTCCGCATGCTGGACGAGCTGCGCGCGGTCACCAAGTGCCGCATCGTCCCCAACGTGGCGGGCCGCACCTCCATCGCCCGGGCCTTCGCGCGCATCTACGAAGAGAACATGGAGCTGGAGGACGCGGACACCAACTTCAAGGTGGTGGACGCCCAGGGCCGCACGGTGGTGAAGAACCTCAAGGACCTGGACCCGGCGGCCGCGGCGGTGGCGTCCGCGCCCAAGCCCGCTCCGGCGCCCGTGGCCGCGCGTCCCGCGCCCCCCGTCATGGAGGTGCCCCGCGCTTCCACCGGAGGCAGCCCGGCGGAGCTCCTGCGCAGCGTGGAGGAGGTCCAGCGCAAGGAGGTCGCGGCGCTCAAGGCGATGGTGGAGCTGCTCATCGAGAAGGGCGTCTTCTCTCGCGAGGAATACCTCGCGAAGGTCAAGCGGTAG